The window attttcttttcattttatttaatttaatagatgattttttttacttcgcATATCATTTAATGCTTGCATGCATTGTTTGTAATTTGCTCCCAATTTTGGCATATCTCATCTTCTGCCATAACAGCGACGCCTTTGGCTCAgacttttaacaaaaataaagacaCAAAAGGTAGTGAAAATCGTGGCGTCGCTCCTTCTTGTCTCCCCCCACATCCACTTTGGTCCTAGGTAGTCGTACTACGCATCCTCGACCCCACAATCGAACTGGGCTGAACTGTCCTGACAAGCGGCCCGAAAttggttttttatatatttcgaGTCATTAGCGTTTTACGAATCACATTTTCATGGAAAAGGCCAAATATCACGGATCTAAGGCCCAGGAGACCCTGCGAAGTCGACTTAGCTGCGTTTGAATGCTgacataattttaaatgatttttaatttatgaataataataatttataaattttattaaaatatatttaaatataaataaatagatatatatatatgtttaaatatataaattaaattgagatggatattaactttttataagaagttgagAAAGTAGTGAGTTTCATCAATGACtggtttgagatgaattgatgtgattttattctttcaaacttaaacatcaataaaattatatttacggTTATAAAATGATCAAGTATCGTGtgttcattttaaaataaataaataaatataaaatctttataaaaaaattaatatatatttttttaaaatgagtgctAGTTAGCATTTATCATTTTAGAATTGAAATATTATTGGGAGAAGCCACTATTTATAACAGTCATTTTTGTACACATTATGTGTCAAAATTTACATCACAcgtttgttaaatttaaaattagagatggATGAGAGAGcatagatgagagagagagcggagatgagagagagtgagagtagagatgagagagagagcaagagcagagatgagagagagcgagacgagagagagagagtggagatgtaagagagagagagagaagaggagagagagagagcggagatgatgagagagagttgatgagagagagacgctagtgagagagagatgagagagagaagccgctGCGtgtgaaggaagaaaaaaaaagaaaaaaaaagaaatagatgaGAGACATTCACGTAGTGTATGCATTATGTTCACCACTACAGGAGATGCTCTTTAGCACTTCTCTTTAGAATTATTCTTACCAAGCTTATCAAGTAATATATAGGAGGCGGCGTCGTTTTGCAGTAGGTCATGGTCCGCAACTAGTtcctagagagagaaaaagagcaTAGCCAGTTAGGGCGACAAATTGAATCGGCGACAATGATCTACGACGTGAACTCTCCCCTCTTCCGATCCTTCCTCAGCCAGAAGGGCGGCTCCTCTGACAAGAGGTTTCCTCCCCTCTCCAAATCCCTCTTTCCATGCATATGCGTGTTTTTGCTTATCCATGGCTTGTGCTTGTGCTTGTTTTGATTCGTCTGttggttttttaacttttatttggGTTGAGGTTTCTGATTCTGTTATAGTTTTTGTAATAAGTAAATCGGATTGGGGTCTTTTGGAGTGGTTGTTTTGAAGCTGTCGACAAATGGTTAGTTTTTGGTGGACTCGAAAGAAGCTTAGAAAAATTCACTCAAGAAATGCTGTATTGCTTGTTTTCTTTTGTGCTTTagttcttcttctccttcttttgttttttgttcgaatggggTTTTGATTCTCGGTTTTCTTTGGGTATATCTGAATGAACAGCGCATCTTTGAGAATTACGTAATATCTATGTTTAAGGGTCGTACACACGAAAATAGGCCCTTTCTTGGGAGATTATAGCCTTGGGAACTTTGCATGGGTGGATGAGTGAATCGTTGTGGAGGCATTATGGTCTGGTTATCTGCTTTAATTCTAACCCAAAAGAGTTTCCaatttatttcttgttcttttccaaGAGTTTTAGTAGTCTTATATGTTGAGATgtgtaaaagaaataataaatcattcttAATAATATTACCGAGTTACATTCTTCTCAGCTTTGAATTTTGGTctcaaatctcaattttttcatctctgCTACGTTAGTTGGTATCACAGCCAGCTTCAATTTGACTGACGAAGTATGCTGATCAAGGGAAGTCCCTTGAGTTCAGCGTACTTGATATTATTATTAGGGATTTATTTGTCAAATAAGCTTCTTcagattgattttattataataaatattggaatATTTGATACATGAAAAACGAAATTGCAAATAGCTTATGCTAGTAAAAGAAGGCAAAGGAATATGACATGAGGGAAACATAGTGTGTATTTACCTATACAGGGCAGATACATCTTCAACTTAACAATTTGAAGGGGCTGATCGATCCTTTTTGTTCACATTTAGGTctcttataataatatcattttttttacttccaACCGAaagatcaaatatttttttgataatgttgaatttttgttgttgtgacTCTTGTACTTTACGAAGATGATCATTGATGTAGAATCCTGTATATGTTTGTATTAGAGTTGGCATTTTGTCACCTAAACATACCAGTACATCTAGTTGGGTTTAGTTCTGGTAATTTGTGctgattttcaaatttattttgctgTTTGATTGTCATCCAATCATTGAACTATATAAGATTGGGTTCATTTCTGATCCATGTCCCAAATTCGGCTTGTATACCTGTTCTTTTTGTTTGAGTACCACTTAATGGGTTTGATGGaagtgaaatatttataaaggcAAATGAATTGTCAGATTGGTCTCCTGAATCTTATGGCCTTACTCATTGCCAGCT is drawn from Juglans regia cultivar Chandler chromosome 5, Walnut 2.0, whole genome shotgun sequence and contains these coding sequences:
- the LOC108980821 gene encoding wound-induced basic protein-like, with protein sequence MIYDVNSPLFRSFLSQKGGSSDKRKMEEQKPKEQKPKANENKPIMTE